In Apium graveolens cultivar Ventura chromosome 10, ASM990537v1, whole genome shotgun sequence, the following are encoded in one genomic region:
- the LOC141692736 gene encoding pentatricopeptide repeat-containing protein At1g80270, mitochondrial-like, translating to MWALRRASNSLKNRDISLGSFRAGCARLESASSYLKNDTKSAEHAPVFPDQFVSFKRYHHKKCESFKFYNGRHHFSSHAGMKSSEDEDDLEDGFSELETAASANKIQASKTPFESDNTLISESEISDVDSDDEVSGLKNELELSDTVAEGSKKKIEPKRDTIRLLKAIMNAPGLSIKSVLDKWVEDGNEVNKSDIMILNSNLRKRKMYGRALQMLEWSGDHCECSEKDYASRLDLIAKVQGLGKAEIFIEKIPPAYIGEFVYRTFLANCVLTQNVRKATEVINKMKSLKLPITAFSYNQLLLLYKRIDRKKIADLLMQMEKDNVKPTAFTYNLLIDTKGQSKDITGMDQIVETMKEEGIEPLHETRNIMARHYIAARFKDKAEAVMKEMEGGDARENRAACRYLLVLYGLLGKADEVSRIWEICQSDANIYECLAAIEAWGKLNKIKEAEEVFEKTSSRWKRPSAKIYSTLLKVYADHKMLAEGKDLVKRMADGGCRIGPQTWDALVRLHVEAGEVEKADTILHKATQQTLSKPMFNSFIAIMEQYSKKGDVHNAEKIFYRMQKAGYAVRIRQFQVLVKAYVNGKSPAYGMNQRMKADNIFPSHQLVEMLNQVDPFKKTAASDLLD from the exons ATGTGGGCTCTTCGTCGAGCTTCCAATTCACTCAa GAACCGAGATATAAGCCTAGGAAGCTTTCGAGCTGGCTGTGCTAGGTTGGAATCAGCAAGCAGTTACTTGAAGAATGACACCAAATCAGCTGAGCATGCACCGGTATTTCCTGATCAATTTGTATCTTTTAAGAGATATCATCACAAAAAATGTGAGTCCTTTAAATTCTATAATGGGAGGCATCATTTTTCATCACATGCTGGCATGAAGAGCAGTGAGGATGAAGATGATTTGGAGGATGGTTTTTCTGAACTTGAAACTGCAGCTAGTGCCAATAAAATTCAAGCAAGCAAGACACCATTTGAAAGTGATAATACTCTGATATCTGAATCTGAGATTTCTGATGTGGACAGTGATGATGAAGTGTCAGGACTTAAAAATGAGCTGGAACTATCAGATACTGTGGCTGAAGGAAGTAAGAAAAAAATTGAACCAAAAAGGGATACTATTCGATTGCTGAAGGCTATTATGAATGCTCCAGGATTGTCCATTAAGAGTGTGTTGGATAAGTGGGTTGAAGATGGAAACGAGGTGAACAAATCAGATATAATGATACTCAATTCAAATCTTCGAAAACGTAAGATGTATGGAAGAGCATTGCAG ATGTTAGAATGGTCTGGAGATCACTGTGAATGTTCTGAGAAAGATTATGCTTCTCGCCTTGATTTGATTGCCAAGGTACAGGGTCTTGGAAAAGCAGAAATATTCATTGAAAAGATTCCCCCGGCTTACATAGGAGAATTTGTATACCGAACATTTTTGGCCAACTGCGTTCTTACCCAAAATGTAAGGAAGGCAACAGAAGTGATCAACAAAATGAAAAGTTTGAAGTTGCCGATCACAGCCTTTTCTTACAATCAGCTGCTTTTGTTATATAAGAGGATTGATAGAAAGAAAATAGCTGATTTGCTGATGCAGATGGAAAAAGATAATGTCAAACCCACTGCCTTCACTTATAATTTATTGATAGACACCAAAGGCCAGTCTAAAGATATTACAGGAATGGATCAAATTGTTGAGACCATGAAGGAAGAGGGCATAGAGCCCCTTCATGAAACACGTAACATAATGGCAAGGCATTACATCGCTGCTAGGTTCAAAGATAAAGCTGAAGCTGTTATGAAAGAAATGGAAGGAGGTGATGCACGTGAGAACCGCGCTGCTTGCAGGTATTTGCTGGTACTGTATGGATTGCTCGGAAAGGCAGATGAAGTATCTAGAATATGGGAAATTTGCCAATCCGATGCCAATATTTATGAGTGCCTAGCTGCTATTGAAGCTTGGggaaaattaaacaaaataaaagaAGCAGAGGAAGTGTTTGAGAAGACTAGTAGTAGGTGGAAAAGGCCCTCTGCGAAGATATATTCTACTCTATTGAAAGTATATGCAGATCATAAGATGTTGGCCGAGGGAAAGGATCTGGTGAAAAGAATGGCCGATGGTGGTTGCCGTATTGGTCCACAGACTTGGGATGCACTTGTTAGACTTCATGTCGAAGCTGGTGAGGTAGAAAAAGCTGACACAATTTTGCACAAGGCGACTCAGCAAACACTATCAAAGCCCATGTTTAATTCGTTTATTGCAATCATGGAACAATATTCCAAGAAGGGTGATGTGCATAATGCAGAAAAGATATTCTACAGAATGCAAAAGGCCGGTTATGCAGTCAGGATACGGCAATTCCAAGTACTTGTGAAAGCCTACGTAAATGGCAAGTCTCCGGCTTACGGAATGAACCAGAGAATGAAGGCTGATAATATTTTTCCAAGCCATCAACTGGTAGAAATGTTGAACCAGGTTGATCCATTCAAGAAAACTGCAGCATCTGATTTATTGGATTGA
- the LOC141693238 gene encoding uncharacterized protein LOC141693238 — protein sequence MTTLRIKKKHHNHLNNPFTSNSKSLPFITGPLFFTQTIPYHQTFHLGDSFLVTWASKNGGSISISHQSQPKRSIWATVPGQAFVSAALAETQVVESRGSFVIKDRNIQLVCDCQTVEDIRMINEFHDCFYAKNDDFLSGVDQKFEFKNIEYPALLIMGRIFSFKKSKKMVPLGEIQENLHLLDKEPSNSARYWLLFDQKNSNQLGFQLRLGNPGFQDQQRVSPRFHEGFTRRLRPIRRRSRRKGFIAVTTAEEDVVVKTVEPSNRFNRVCLTYSSERNERFYGFGEQFSHMEFKGKRVPIIVQEQGIGRGDQPITFAANLISYRSGGDWSTTYAPSPLYMTSKMRSLYLEGYDYSVFDLTRDDRVQIQIYGGFAEGRILNGNSPCELIECLTESIGRPPKLPDWIISGPVVGMQGGTATVREVWEELNRYEVPVSAFWLQDWVGQRKTVIGSQLWWNWEVDAERYRGWQELIKDLTSEHIKVMTYCNPCLAPMNGKANVKRNLFEEAKKLGILVRDSKGEPYMVPNTAFDVGMLDLTHPHTTSWFKQVLQDMINDGVSGWMADFGEGLPIDACLYSGEDPISAHNRYPELWAKLNHEFVEEWKSKHKGEEPEGSEGALVFFMRAGFRNSPRWAMLFWEGDQMVSWQANDGIKSSVVGLLSSGISGYAYNHSDIGGYCAVKLPFCLNYTRSEELLLRWMELNAFTSVFRTHEGNKPSCNSQFYSNHKTLSHFARLAKMYRAWKFYRIQLVKEASQKGLPVCRHLFLHYPNDEYVHSLTYEQFLVGTEILVVPVLDKGKKKVKAYFPIGEKCPWKHIWTGNLYTEQGSKAWIEAHIGYPAIFVKDGSVVGDTFLKNLKEYNIL from the exons ATGACAACCCTCAGAATCAAGAAGAAACACCACAACCATCTTAACAATCCATTCACTTCAAACTCCAAATCACTTCCTTTTATTACAGGACCTCTTTTTTTCACCCAAACAATCCCTTACCATCAAACCTTTCATTTAGGTGACAGCTTTCTGGTAACATGGGCTTCAAAGAATGGTGGCTCAATCTCAATTTCTCATCAGTCTCAGCCCAAAAGATCCATTTGGGCTACTGTTCCTGGACAAGCTTTTGTATCAGCAGCATTAGCTGAGACTCAAGTGGTTGAAAGCAGGGGATCATTTGTTATTAAAGACAGAAATATTCAACTGGTATGTGATTGTCAAACTGTTGAAGATATAAGAATGATCAATGAATTTCATGATTGTTTTTATGCTAAAAATGATGACTTTTTATCTGGGGTTGATCAGAAATTTGAGTTCAAGAACATTGAGTACCCTGCTTTGTTAATTATGGGTAGGATTTttagtttcaagaaaagtaaaaAGATGGTTCCTTTAGGTGAAATTCAAGAAAATTTGCATCTTTTAGATAAAGAACCCTCTAATTCTGCAAGATATTGGCTTTTGTTTGATCAGAAAAATAGTAATCAACTCGGGTTTCAGTTGAGACTTGGAAATCCTGGTTTCCAGGATCAACAAAGGGTTTCACCAAGATTTCATGAGGGTTTTACCCGGAGGCTGAGACCGATACGGAGACGAAGTAGGAGAAAAGGTTTTATTGCTGTTACAACAGCAGAGGAAGATGTGGTTGTTAAGACTGTAGAGCCTTCTAATCGGTTTAATAGAGTGTGTCTTACATACTCAAGTGAAAGAAATGAAAGATTTTATGGTTTCGGAGAGCAATTCTCTCATATGGAATTTAAAGGGAAAAGGGTGCCTATTATAGTTCAAGAACAAGGAATTGGGAGAGGTGATCAACCAATCACATTTGCAGCTAATTTGATTAGCTATAG GTCTGGTGGTGATTGGAGCACAACTTATGCTCCCTCTCCATTATATATGACATCTAAGATGAGGTCACTTTATCTTGAAGGTTACGATTATTCAGTTTTTGATCTAACAAGGGATGATAGAGTTCAAATACAG ATATATGGAGGTTTTGCTGAAGGTAGAATCTTGAATGGGAACTCACCCTGTGAGCTCATTGAATGTCTTACCGAATCTATAGGAAGACCACCAAAGCTTCCTGATTGGATTATATCAGGCCCTGTGGTGGGAATGCAAGGGGGCACAGCTACTGTACGTGAAGTTTGGGAAGAACTGAATAGATATGAAGTACCTGTGTCAGCCTTTTGGTTGCAG GACTGGGTGGGGCAAAGAAAGACTGTGATTGGATCTCAACTTTGGTGGAATTGGGAAGTCGATGCTGAAAGGTATAGAGGATGGCAGGAACTAATTAAAGATCTAACTTCGGAGCATATTAAAGTGATGACATACTGCAATCCTTGTTTAGCTCCG ATGAATGGGAAGGCAAATGTAAAAAGGAATCTTTTTGAGGAAGCGAAGAAGTTAGGCATACTAGTGAGAGACAGCAAAGGGGAACCATATATGGTTCCGAACACTGCATTTGATGTGGGAATGTTGGACTTGACACACCCACACACAACAAGTTGGTTCAAGCAGGTTTTACAAGATATGATAAATGATGGAGTCAGTGGTTGGATGGCTGATTTTGGTGAAGGCCTACCAATTGATGCCTGCCTTTATTCAG GTGAAGATCCTATCTCTGCCCATAATAGATACCCAGAACTATGGGCCAAGCTAAACCATGAATTTGTTGAAGAATGGAAAAGTAAACATAAAGGTGAGGAGCCAGAAGGCTCAGAGGGGGCCTTAGTTTTCTTCATGAGAGCAGGTTTTAGGAACAGTCCTAGATGGGCTATGCTGTTTTGGGAAGGGGACCAAATGGTAAGTTGGCAGGCAAATGATGGCATAAAAAGTTCAGTTGTCGGGTTGCTGAGCAGCGGAATTTCTGGATATGCTTATAATCATAGTGATATTGGAGGCTACTGTGCAGTAAAGTTGCCGTTCTGCTTGAATTATACAAGGAGCGAGGAGTTGCTATTGCGGTGGATGGAGTTGAATGCCTTCACATCTGTATTCCGAACCCATGAA GGGAACAAGCCATCTTGCAACAGCCAGTTTTACTCAAATCACAAAACTTTATCGCATTTTGCACGTTTAGCAAAGATGTACAGAGCTTGGAAGTTTTACAGGATACAACTGGTGAAG GAAGCGTCTCAGAAAGGACTCCCTGTTTGTCGTCACCTATTTCTACACTACCCAAATGACGAGTATGTGCATAGCTTGACTTACGAACAGTTTCTTGTTGGTACTGAGATTCTAGTTGTGCCTGTTCTTGACAAAGGTAAGAAGAAGGTTAAAGCCTATTTTCCTATAGGAGAAAAGTGTCCATGGAAACATATATGGACAGGAAATCTATACACAGAACAAGGTTCAAAAGCATGGATTGAAGCCCATATTGGTTATCCTGCTATCTTTGTTAAAGATGGCTCAGTCGTTGGAGACACATTTCTAAAGAACCTAAAAGAATACAATATTCTGTAA